A window from Deltaproteobacteria bacterium GWC2_65_14 encodes these proteins:
- a CDS encoding adenosylhomocysteinase, with product MVRGKQHDVQELRLAKAGRDRIEWAKKEMPVLRSIGERFAKEKPLAGVRISACLHVTTETAALMQVLDAGGAKVALCASNPLSTQDDVASSLVKHDGVSVYAIKGENRKTYYDHILQALSVAPHVTMDDGADLVSVIHTRRKEYLREVVGGTEETTTGVIRLRAMADRGVLRYPIVAVNEAKTKHFFDNRYGTGQSTIDGILRATNRLMAGSCFVVAGYGWCGRGLAMRARGMGARVLVTEVDPLPAIEAVMDGFEVVPLSEAAPAGDIFCTLTGNLHVLRREHFARMKDGAIVCNSGHFNVEIDIPALRKMARSVRTIRPFVEEYRFRNGRSVHVLAEGRLINLAAAEGHPATVMDMSFANQALGVEYLVRHRSDLENRVYPVPEKIDREIARLKLRAMGVRIDRLTPEQKRYLVSWEMGT from the coding sequence ATGGTCCGCGGGAAGCAGCACGACGTCCAGGAACTCCGCCTGGCGAAGGCGGGGAGGGACCGGATCGAGTGGGCGAAGAAGGAGATGCCCGTCCTGCGCTCGATCGGGGAGAGGTTCGCCAAGGAGAAGCCGCTCGCCGGCGTCCGCATCTCCGCCTGCCTCCACGTGACCACCGAAACCGCGGCGCTGATGCAGGTCCTCGACGCCGGAGGGGCGAAGGTCGCGCTGTGCGCCTCGAACCCCCTGTCCACCCAGGACGACGTGGCCTCCTCACTCGTCAAGCACGACGGGGTCTCGGTCTACGCGATCAAGGGGGAGAACCGGAAGACCTATTACGACCATATCCTCCAGGCGTTGTCGGTCGCGCCCCACGTGACGATGGACGACGGGGCCGACCTCGTCTCCGTCATCCATACCCGCAGGAAGGAGTACCTGCGGGAGGTGGTCGGGGGAACCGAGGAGACGACGACGGGGGTCATCCGACTGCGGGCGATGGCGGACCGGGGGGTGCTCCGCTACCCGATCGTGGCGGTGAACGAGGCGAAAACCAAGCACTTCTTCGACAACCGCTACGGGACGGGGCAGTCCACGATCGACGGGATCCTCCGGGCGACGAACCGGCTGATGGCGGGATCCTGCTTCGTCGTGGCCGGGTACGGGTGGTGCGGCCGCGGCCTCGCGATGCGGGCCCGGGGAATGGGGGCGCGGGTCCTGGTCACGGAGGTCGATCCCCTGCCGGCCATAGAGGCGGTGATGGACGGCTTCGAGGTCGTCCCCCTCTCCGAGGCGGCCCCGGCGGGAGACATCTTCTGCACGCTGACCGGAAACCTCCACGTTCTGCGCCGGGAGCACTTCGCGCGGATGAAGGACGGGGCGATCGTCTGCAACTCGGGGCACTTCAACGTCGAGATCGACATCCCCGCGCTGCGGAAGATGGCCCGCTCGGTGCGCACGATCCGCCCCTTCGTGGAGGAGTACCGATTCCGGAACGGCCGGTCGGTCCACGTCCTGGCGGAGGGGCGGCTCATCAACCTGGCTGCCGCGGAAGGGCACCCCGCGACCGTCATGGACATGAGCTTCGCGAACCAGGCGCTCGGCGTGGAATACCTGGTCCGGCACCGCTCCGACCTCGAGAACCGGGTCTACCCGGTTCCCGAGAAGATCGACCGGGAGATCGCCCGGCTCAAGCTCCGGGCGATGGGGGTCCGCATCGACCGGCTGACCCCGGAGCAGAAGAGATACCTCGTCTCCTGGGAAATGGGCACCTAG
- a CDS encoding methionine adenosyltransferase, translating into MSEYLFTSESVTGGHPDKVADQISDAVLDEVLRKDPRGRVACETMVTTGLVMVAGEITTTAQFDIPALVRDTIASIGYTGSSKGFDAHNCGVVTMIGRQSPDIARGVDRRSPGKQGAGDQGMMFGFACDETRERMPMPIAYAHRICGRLTEAREKKVLPWLRPDGKSQVTVRYVDGAPREITAVVCSAQHGPEVRRKELTEGILEEVVRKCIPPELLSRKAKFYINPTGRFVVGGPHGDTGLTGRKIVVDTYGGYGRHGGGAFSGKDPSKVDRSAAYMARYVAKNIVAAGLARRCELQLAYAIGVAEPVSVMVETFGTAKLPPERISRAVGETFDLRPAMIIRELNLLRPIYRKTAALGHFGRELPEFTWERTDRVQALRKAAGR; encoded by the coding sequence ATGAGCGAATACCTGTTCACCTCGGAGTCGGTCACCGGGGGACATCCGGACAAGGTGGCGGACCAGATCTCCGACGCCGTTCTCGACGAGGTCCTCCGGAAGGATCCCCGGGGAAGGGTCGCCTGCGAGACGATGGTGACCACCGGCCTGGTCATGGTCGCCGGGGAGATCACCACGACCGCGCAGTTCGACATCCCGGCCCTCGTCCGGGACACGATCGCCTCGATCGGGTACACGGGGAGCTCGAAGGGGTTCGACGCGCACAACTGCGGGGTCGTGACGATGATCGGGCGGCAGTCGCCGGACATCGCCCGGGGGGTGGACCGGAGATCGCCCGGGAAGCAGGGGGCCGGCGACCAGGGGATGATGTTCGGGTTCGCCTGCGACGAGACCCGGGAGCGGATGCCGATGCCGATCGCCTACGCCCACCGGATCTGCGGCCGGCTGACCGAGGCACGCGAGAAAAAGGTGCTTCCCTGGCTCCGACCGGACGGCAAGAGCCAGGTGACGGTGCGGTACGTCGACGGGGCTCCGCGGGAGATCACCGCGGTGGTCTGCTCCGCCCAGCACGGGCCGGAGGTCAGGAGAAAGGAACTCACCGAGGGGATTCTCGAGGAGGTCGTCCGGAAGTGCATCCCGCCGGAGCTGCTCTCCCGGAAGGCGAAATTCTACATCAACCCCACCGGCCGGTTCGTCGTCGGCGGCCCGCACGGGGACACCGGGCTCACCGGCCGCAAGATCGTCGTGGACACCTACGGCGGGTACGGCCGCCACGGCGGCGGGGCCTTCTCCGGGAAGGATCCCTCGAAGGTCGACCGCAGCGCCGCCTATATGGCCCGCTACGTGGCGAAGAACATCGTCGCGGCGGGACTCGCCCGCAGGTGCGAGCTCCAGCTCGCCTACGCGATCGGGGTGGCCGAGCCGGTATCGGTGATGGTGGAGACCTTCGGGACGGCGAAGCTCCCGCCGGAGAGGATCTCCCGGGCGGTCGGGGAGACCTTCGACCTCCGCCCCGCGATGATCATCAGGGAGCTGAACCTCCTGCGGCCGATCTACCGGAAGACCGCGGCACTCGGGCACTTCGGCCGGGAACTGCCCGAGTTCACCTGGGAGAGGACGGACAGGGTCCAGGCGCTCCGCAAGGCCGCGGGCCGGTAG
- a CDS encoding phosphoenolpyruvate--protein phosphotransferase, whose product MMRGIPASPGVAIGKGFFLRRELPRSVLSTVPKEKVDDEVDAFRRAVARSREQIRAIRGEIQDSSSEPYQILSTHLALLEDSMLVDQTVGAIREDRFKADWAFNRVLKDLLETFHRIEDQYLRERGHDLRQIGHRILENLAGRGVESVASIREPVIIVAHDLSPADTAQIQKSSVLAFATDVGSRTSHTAITARSLNIPAVVGLEKVTKEFGGAEEVIVDGEEGVVILDPTPEAVREYTERKKAYSVRIRDLAKFARLPAVSKDGKALTLLANIEFPEEADLSLRSGAEGVGLYRTEFLYMNRKDLPSEEEQFQTYRRVAERFRTGPVTVRTLDLGGDKFASQVDLASEMNPAMGLRAVRFCLREKEIFKQQIRAVLRASAHGNVRMMFPMISGVGELRAALAVVEEARAELRRRRVPFNKRMPVGIMVEIPSAALIADLLAREVDFFSIGTNDLIQYALAIDRINEHVSYLYEPLHPAILPLTRRIVEGGHEAGIPVSMCGEMAGEPMYTYVLLGLGLDELSMNAASIPRVKRIVRKSVAYEAKEFSGSLLAHGTAEEIGKILRRKLEELFPEDRF is encoded by the coding sequence GTGATGCGGGGGATCCCGGCCTCCCCCGGGGTGGCCATCGGGAAGGGGTTCTTCCTGCGGCGGGAGCTGCCGCGGTCCGTCCTATCCACCGTCCCGAAGGAGAAGGTCGACGACGAGGTCGACGCGTTCCGGAGGGCGGTGGCACGCTCCCGGGAGCAGATCCGCGCGATCCGGGGGGAGATCCAGGACAGCTCGTCGGAGCCCTACCAGATCCTTTCCACGCACCTCGCGCTGCTCGAGGACTCGATGCTGGTGGACCAGACCGTCGGCGCCATCCGGGAGGACCGGTTCAAAGCGGACTGGGCCTTCAACCGGGTCCTGAAGGACCTGCTGGAGACCTTCCACCGGATCGAGGACCAGTACCTCCGCGAGCGGGGACACGACCTCCGCCAGATCGGGCACCGGATCCTGGAGAACCTCGCGGGCCGGGGGGTGGAATCGGTCGCCTCCATCCGGGAGCCGGTGATCATCGTCGCGCACGATCTCTCCCCGGCGGACACGGCGCAGATCCAGAAGAGCAGCGTCCTCGCCTTCGCGACGGACGTCGGGAGCAGGACCTCCCACACGGCGATCACCGCCCGGTCTCTGAACATCCCCGCCGTGGTCGGGCTGGAGAAGGTGACGAAGGAGTTCGGGGGAGCCGAGGAGGTGATCGTCGACGGGGAGGAGGGGGTCGTGATCCTGGATCCCACCCCCGAGGCGGTGCGGGAGTATACCGAGAGGAAGAAGGCCTACTCCGTCCGGATCCGGGACCTCGCGAAGTTCGCGCGCCTGCCGGCCGTCAGCAAGGACGGGAAAGCGCTGACGCTCCTCGCGAACATCGAATTTCCGGAGGAGGCGGACCTCTCCCTCCGGAGCGGGGCGGAGGGGGTGGGGCTCTACCGGACGGAATTTCTCTACATGAACCGGAAGGATCTCCCTTCGGAGGAGGAGCAGTTCCAGACCTATCGGCGGGTCGCGGAGCGGTTCCGCACCGGTCCCGTCACCGTGCGGACCCTCGACCTCGGGGGGGACAAGTTCGCCTCCCAGGTCGACCTGGCGTCCGAGATGAACCCCGCGATGGGGCTGCGGGCGGTCCGGTTCTGCCTCCGGGAGAAGGAGATCTTCAAGCAGCAGATCCGGGCCGTTCTCCGGGCCTCCGCCCACGGGAACGTGCGGATGATGTTCCCGATGATCTCGGGGGTCGGGGAGCTCCGGGCCGCGCTGGCGGTCGTCGAGGAGGCGCGCGCCGAGCTGCGGCGGCGGCGGGTTCCCTTCAACAAGCGGATGCCGGTGGGGATCATGGTCGAGATCCCCTCCGCGGCCCTCATAGCCGACCTGCTCGCGCGGGAGGTCGATTTCTTCAGCATCGGGACGAACGACCTGATCCAGTACGCCCTGGCCATCGACCGGATCAACGAGCATGTCTCCTATCTCTACGAGCCGCTCCACCCGGCCATCCTCCCGCTCACCCGGAGGATCGTCGAAGGGGGGCACGAGGCCGGGATCCCGGTCTCCATGTGCGGGGAGATGGCGGGGGAGCCGATGTACACCTACGTGCTGCTCGGGCTGGGTCTGGACGAGCTCTCCATGAACGCCGCCTCCATTCCCCGCGTGAAGCGGATCGTCCGGAAGTCGGTGGCGTACGAGGCGAAGGAGTTCTCCGGGAGCCTGCTCGCCCACGGGACCGCCGAGGAGATCGGAAAAATATTGCGCCGGAAGCTGGAAGAGTTGTTCCCGGAAGACCGGTTTTGA
- a CDS encoding phosphocarrier protein HPr produces MEEGRNRVERQFEIVNRLGLHARAAAKLVQLANRFASEIRIAKNGVEANAKSIMGVLMLAAHRESFVLVRAEGPDAADAIKAIGTLIAQKFGEKE; encoded by the coding sequence ATGGAGGAGGGGAGGAACCGGGTGGAGCGGCAATTTGAAATCGTGAACCGGCTGGGGCTGCACGCACGGGCTGCGGCCAAGCTCGTGCAGCTCGCAAACCGGTTCGCCTCCGAGATCCGGATCGCGAAGAACGGAGTGGAGGCCAACGCGAAGAGCATCATGGGGGTGCTGATGCTCGCCGCCCACCGGGAGTCCTTCGTCCTGGTGCGCGCGGAGGGACCGGACGCCGCCGACGCGATCAAGGCGATCGGGACGCTGATCGCCCAGAAGTTCGGAGAAAAGGAGTAG
- a CDS encoding RNase adaptor protein RapZ: MSARGRRRVRVVIVTGLSGSGKSTATKVLEDIGYYCVDNLPLVLLPRIVDLVSEARGDTASIALVADVRGREFLAGFTRVLEELRRGPHDVHVLFFDAGDDVLLRRFSETRRKHPLAGKGGAKEAIRREREMLAPLREAADTVLDTSQYTVHQLRDALLRRFRKEHGGSLQVGIVSFGYRYGIPLEADMVVDVRFLPNPNFVPGLKSLTGLDRRVRNHVTGFPVTRKFLEKLTSFLKFLLPLYTKEGKAYFTLGVGCTGGRHRSVALAEAVSAALSRGGNPPVVTHRDISRSSPPGRSSK; the protein is encoded by the coding sequence ATGAGCGCCCGCGGGAGGCGGAGGGTCCGCGTCGTGATCGTGACCGGGCTCTCCGGGTCGGGGAAGAGCACCGCCACGAAGGTGTTAGAGGACATCGGGTACTATTGCGTCGACAACCTCCCCCTCGTCCTGCTCCCCCGGATCGTGGATCTCGTGTCCGAGGCCCGGGGGGACACGGCCAGCATCGCCCTGGTGGCCGACGTGCGGGGCCGGGAATTCCTGGCCGGCTTCACCCGGGTCCTGGAGGAGCTTCGCCGGGGGCCGCACGACGTTCACGTCCTCTTCTTCGACGCCGGGGACGACGTCCTGCTGCGCCGCTTCAGCGAGACCCGGAGAAAGCACCCCCTCGCCGGGAAGGGGGGGGCCAAGGAGGCGATCCGGCGGGAGCGCGAGATGCTCGCCCCCCTGCGGGAAGCCGCCGACACGGTGCTCGACACCTCCCAGTACACGGTGCACCAGCTCCGGGACGCCCTCCTGCGCCGCTTCCGGAAGGAGCACGGGGGGAGCCTCCAGGTGGGGATCGTCTCCTTCGGCTACCGGTACGGGATCCCGCTTGAGGCCGACATGGTGGTCGACGTCCGGTTCCTCCCCAATCCGAACTTCGTCCCCGGCCTGAAGAGCCTCACCGGACTGGACCGGCGGGTGCGGAACCACGTGACCGGCTTCCCGGTCACCCGGAAGTTTCTGGAAAAGCTGACCTCGTTCTTGAAATTTCTCCTCCCCCTTTATACAAAGGAGGGGAAGGCCTATTTCACCCTGGGGGTGGGGTGCACGGGGGGCAGGCACCGTTCCGTGGCGCTGGCCGAGGCGGTTTCGGCCGCCTTGTCGCGCGGGGGGAATCCCCCCGTCGTGACACACCGCGACATCTCCCGGTCTTCCCCGCCGGGCAGGAGTTCGAAATGA
- a CDS encoding PTS fructose transporter subunit IIA, whose protein sequence is MKILDIVTPAAVLDDLRAETKEGVLRELSEVISGMVPSLPADRLTSILMERESLGSTGIGDGVAIPHGKVAGIERLVAAFGRSRKGVQFHSLDGKPAHLFFVIMAPEYSAGMHLKALARISRLLKDERFRRSLLEAADADGLRRIFQEEDGRG, encoded by the coding sequence ATGAAGATCCTGGACATCGTGACTCCCGCGGCCGTGCTGGACGACCTCCGCGCCGAAACCAAGGAGGGGGTCCTCCGCGAACTTTCGGAAGTGATCTCGGGGATGGTCCCGTCGCTGCCGGCGGACCGGCTGACGTCGATCCTGATGGAGCGGGAGAGCCTCGGCAGCACCGGGATCGGGGACGGCGTGGCCATCCCGCACGGGAAGGTGGCCGGGATCGAGCGGCTGGTCGCCGCCTTCGGCCGCAGCCGGAAGGGGGTGCAATTCCACTCCCTGGACGGGAAGCCGGCCCACCTGTTCTTCGTCATCATGGCCCCGGAGTACTCCGCCGGGATGCACCTGAAGGCGCTCGCGCGGATCTCCCGGCTCCTCAAGGACGAGCGGTTCCGGCGGTCCCTCCTGGAGGCCGCGGACGCCGACGGACTGCGCAGGATTTTCCAGGAGGAGGACGGCCGGGGATAG
- a CDS encoding ribosomal subunit interface protein — translation MSVTFRHINPSQPLKEYVTEKLGKVQKILEDPFEANVTLSVEKYRHIAEVFFNAKGITVKAFESTDDLYSAIDLVCDKVERQLKKYREKRKEKGQGHAPLVSGSSLTIREEAGPLIVRYDNFLPKPMSVEDAAHHLDILKIDVFLFINQETNQPSVVFRQQDGNIGFTEPMAR, via the coding sequence ATCTCCGTGACGTTCCGTCACATCAACCCGAGCCAGCCGCTCAAGGAGTATGTCACCGAGAAGCTGGGCAAGGTGCAGAAGATCCTGGAGGACCCCTTCGAGGCGAACGTGACGCTCTCGGTGGAGAAATACCGGCACATCGCCGAGGTCTTCTTCAACGCGAAGGGGATCACGGTCAAGGCGTTCGAATCGACCGACGACCTGTACTCCGCCATCGACCTGGTGTGCGACAAGGTCGAGCGGCAGCTGAAGAAATACCGGGAGAAGCGGAAGGAGAAGGGGCAGGGGCATGCCCCCCTCGTGTCGGGCTCCTCCCTCACCATCCGGGAGGAGGCCGGGCCCCTGATCGTCCGGTACGACAACTTCCTGCCCAAGCCGATGAGCGTGGAGGACGCGGCGCACCATCTGGACATCCTGAAGATCGACGTCTTCCTGTTCATCAACCAGGAGACGAACCAGCCCAGCGTCGTGTTCCGGCAGCAGGACGGGAACATCGGGTTCACGGAGCCGATGGCCCGATGA
- a CDS encoding RNA polymerase sigma-54 factor, giving the protein MALELRQTLKLTQQLVMTPQLQQAIKLLQLSRLELQQAVREELEVNPALEETSEGAGEEQADAAPETETAEEAPPPAAKDSLIDRIDWNYYFGDGATSGGARGEREREEDDGRPYYENLLTRKPSLSEVFEEQIRLSDASGTTREIAHYLIGNLDENGYLKVSAEETAEALGKPLAEVEEAISRIQSLEHSGVGGRDLRECLLIQAREKGEEFSLPVRILTEHFDLFSRGDVAGIARRLKVSREVVKEAFQKLVTLWPKPGRAFSGDDVQYITPDAYVFRVDDRWVITLNEDGQPRLRLSSYYRDLLQSGDKLGKEDREFLKQKVNSALWFIKSIQQRQRTIYKVVESIVKIQDAFLERGSTHLKPLTLRDVAEDISMHESTVSRVTSGKYLYTPHGIFELKFFFNSGLNREGGREDIASKSVQEKIREILRSEGEKPYSDQDLVRLLRNQGIRIARRTVTKYRQSMGVLPSSKRKKLF; this is encoded by the coding sequence ATGGCGTTAGAGCTGAGACAGACGCTGAAGCTGACCCAGCAGCTGGTGATGACCCCGCAGCTGCAGCAGGCGATCAAGCTTCTGCAACTTTCGCGCCTGGAGCTTCAGCAGGCGGTCCGGGAGGAACTGGAGGTCAACCCCGCCCTGGAGGAGACGTCGGAGGGGGCGGGCGAGGAGCAGGCCGACGCGGCCCCGGAGACGGAGACGGCGGAGGAGGCTCCCCCTCCGGCGGCCAAGGACAGCCTCATCGACCGGATCGACTGGAACTACTACTTCGGGGACGGCGCCACGTCGGGAGGAGCCCGGGGAGAACGGGAGCGGGAGGAGGACGACGGCCGCCCCTATTACGAGAACCTGCTGACCCGGAAGCCGTCGCTCTCCGAGGTTTTCGAGGAGCAGATCCGCCTCTCGGACGCCTCCGGGACCACGAGGGAGATCGCCCACTACCTGATCGGAAACCTCGACGAGAACGGGTATCTCAAGGTGTCCGCGGAGGAGACCGCGGAAGCCCTCGGGAAGCCGTTGGCCGAGGTGGAGGAGGCGATCTCGAGGATCCAGTCGCTCGAACACTCCGGCGTGGGGGGGCGGGACCTCCGGGAGTGCCTCCTGATCCAGGCGCGGGAGAAGGGAGAGGAGTTCTCCCTCCCGGTCCGGATCCTGACGGAGCATTTCGACCTGTTCTCCCGGGGGGACGTCGCCGGGATCGCGAGGCGGCTGAAGGTCTCCCGGGAGGTGGTCAAGGAGGCCTTCCAGAAGCTGGTCACCCTCTGGCCCAAGCCGGGGAGGGCCTTCTCGGGCGACGACGTGCAGTACATCACCCCCGACGCCTACGTGTTCCGGGTCGACGACCGGTGGGTGATCACCCTGAACGAGGACGGGCAGCCGCGGCTGCGCCTTTCCTCCTACTACCGGGACCTCCTCCAGTCCGGGGATAAGCTCGGCAAGGAGGACCGGGAGTTCCTCAAGCAGAAGGTCAACTCCGCGCTCTGGTTCATCAAGAGCATCCAGCAGCGGCAGCGGACCATCTACAAGGTCGTGGAAAGCATCGTGAAGATCCAGGACGCCTTTCTCGAGCGGGGCTCCACGCACCTCAAGCCGCTCACCCTCCGGGACGTGGCGGAGGACATCTCGATGCACGAGTCGACCGTGTCCCGGGTCACGAGCGGGAAGTACCTGTACACCCCCCACGGGATCTTCGAGTTGAAGTTCTTCTTCAACTCCGGGCTGAACCGGGAAGGGGGGAGGGAGGACATCGCCTCCAAGTCGGTGCAGGAGAAGATCCGGGAGATCCTACGGAGCGAGGGGGAGAAGCCCTACAGCGACCAGGACCTGGTCCGGCTGCTCCGGAACCAGGGGATCCGGATCGCGCGCCGGACGGTGACGAAGTACCGGCAGTCGATGGGGGTGCTCCCCTCTTCGAAGCGAAAGAAGCTGTTCTGA
- a CDS encoding LPS export ABC transporter ATP-binding protein has translation MNALAVQGLRKRYRNREAVKGVSLEIAPGEVVGLLGPNGAGKTTIFYMMVGLIRPDGGTVTLNGSEITGLPMHRRARMGLGYLPQEPSVFRKLTVRENILAFLEELPLSPGEREERLRGLLSEMRISHVADSMGYALSGGERRRVEIARALVISPAFLLLDEPFAGIDPISVADLQQVILGLKERGIGVIITDHNVRDTLKVCDRAYIISEGEILLAGDPEEIAASARVREIYLGERFSL, from the coding sequence GTGAACGCCCTTGCCGTCCAGGGCTTGCGGAAGCGGTACCGGAACCGGGAGGCGGTCAAGGGGGTTTCGCTCGAGATCGCCCCGGGGGAGGTCGTCGGGCTGCTGGGGCCCAACGGGGCCGGAAAAACCACCATCTTCTACATGATGGTCGGTCTGATCCGGCCCGACGGCGGCACCGTGACGCTGAACGGGTCGGAGATCACCGGGCTCCCGATGCACCGGCGGGCCCGGATGGGGCTCGGCTATCTCCCCCAGGAGCCCTCGGTTTTCCGGAAGCTGACGGTCCGCGAGAATATCCTCGCCTTCCTCGAGGAGCTGCCCCTCTCCCCCGGGGAGCGGGAGGAGCGCCTCCGGGGGCTCCTTTCGGAGATGCGGATCTCCCACGTGGCGGACTCGATGGGATATGCTCTTTCGGGGGGGGAGCGGCGCCGCGTGGAGATCGCCCGCGCCCTGGTGATCTCGCCCGCGTTCCTCCTCCTGGACGAGCCCTTCGCCGGGATCGACCCGATTTCTGTGGCCGATTTGCAACAGGTGATCCTCGGATTAAAAGAACGGGGGATCGGGGTTATAATAACGGATCATAACGTGCGCGACACGCTGAAGGTGTGCGATCGCGCCTATATCATCTCGGAGGGGGAGATCCTCCTCGCCGGGGACCCGGAGGAGATCGCGGCCTCTGCGCGCGTCCGGGAGATCTACCTGGGGGAGCGGTTCTCCCTGTGA
- a CDS encoding lipopolysaccharide transport periplasmic protein LptA, with protein sequence MALAAWSRSLQAAEGKGARADVQGNLPIEITADRLLADSVKETVTFEGNVRAKQGEVTLFSDRLFAEYQGTGRSVEKITAEGNVRVLHAGREARGERAVFYNQEQRIVLSGGAGLVQGEDSLKGDTVTIFLQENRSVVTGGEGGRVRAVIHPRGILERKEKTDR encoded by the coding sequence CTGGCCCTTGCGGCATGGAGCCGTTCCCTGCAGGCTGCGGAAGGGAAGGGAGCGCGGGCCGATGTGCAGGGGAATCTCCCGATCGAGATCACCGCGGACCGGCTCCTGGCCGACAGCGTGAAGGAGACGGTCACCTTCGAGGGGAACGTCCGGGCGAAGCAGGGGGAGGTGACCCTCTTCTCGGACAGGCTCTTCGCCGAATATCAGGGGACGGGAAGAAGCGTCGAGAAGATCACCGCCGAGGGAAACGTCCGCGTCCTCCACGCGGGGAGGGAGGCGCGCGGCGAGCGGGCGGTCTTCTACAACCAGGAGCAGCGGATCGTCCTCTCGGGAGGGGCCGGGCTGGTGCAGGGAGAGGACTCCCTGAAGGGGGACACGGTGACGATCTTCCTGCAGGAAAACCGGTCCGTCGTGACGGGAGGAGAGGGGGGACGGGTCCGCGCCGTGATCCATCCCCGGGGCATCCTGGAGCGGAAGGAGAAGACCGACCGGTGA
- a CDS encoding phenylphosphate carboxylase subunit delta, with the protein MTPPLARPGAAAKAGKVRILLLDVDGVLSDGGITYDGEGRESKRFHVRDGHGIKMIQRAGIEVGIISGRSAEAVSVRAEELGISLVRQGVFDKVAAWREILEERGIFPGETAYVGDDVVDLPLLRQVGFAAAVADAEEYVRSAADYVSSRPGGQGAVREIVEFILRSGGLWEQVAGKYFRDGSPG; encoded by the coding sequence ATGACCCCTCCCCTCGCGAGGCCCGGGGCCGCCGCCAAGGCGGGGAAGGTGCGGATCCTGCTGCTGGACGTCGACGGCGTCCTGAGCGACGGGGGGATCACCTACGACGGTGAGGGACGGGAAAGCAAGCGGTTCCACGTGCGCGACGGGCACGGGATCAAGATGATCCAGCGCGCCGGGATCGAGGTCGGGATCATCAGCGGCAGAAGCGCGGAGGCGGTTTCCGTCCGGGCGGAGGAGCTGGGGATCTCCCTGGTCCGTCAAGGGGTCTTCGACAAGGTGGCCGCATGGCGGGAGATCCTGGAGGAACGGGGAATCTTCCCCGGTGAGACCGCCTACGTGGGGGACGACGTCGTCGACCTGCCGCTCCTGCGGCAGGTGGGGTTCGCGGCGGCGGTCGCCGACGCCGAGGAATATGTGCGGTCCGCCGCCGATTACGTCTCCTCCCGGCCGGGGGGGCAGGGAGCGGTACGGGAGATCGTCGAGTTCATCCTCCGGTCCGGCGGCCTCTGGGAGCAGGTGGCCGGGAAGTATTTCCGGGACGGGAGCCCGGGATGA
- a CDS encoding D-arabinose 5-phosphate isomerase, with amino-acid sequence MSEGGTNRAAKLAERASRVLSTEARGIEGLCGKLAENFAQAIDILLNTTGKVVVTGVGKSGLIGRKIAATLASTGTPAFFLHPAEGMHGDIGMVRKGDAIIALSNSGETEEIARILPIFKRLGLPLIALTGRPGSTLARLADVTLDVGVKEEACPLGLAPTSSTTASLAMGDALAVVLFEEKGLSLEDFAQLHPGGALGHRLQSVADVMHRGEEIPLVSGDTPLKDALFTISSKRLGVTGVSDGRGALAGVITDGDVRRAMERGTDLFGTKAREVMTPNPKRILSSELAASALRKMEEFRITSLFVFDEKGEDRPVGIVHIHDLLKAGIG; translated from the coding sequence ATGAGCGAGGGGGGGACGAACCGGGCGGCGAAGCTCGCGGAGCGGGCGTCCCGCGTGTTGTCCACCGAGGCGCGGGGGATCGAGGGGCTTTGCGGGAAGCTTGCGGAGAACTTCGCGCAGGCGATCGACATCCTGCTCAACACGACCGGAAAGGTGGTGGTGACCGGCGTGGGGAAGTCGGGGCTGATCGGGCGGAAGATCGCCGCGACGCTCGCCTCGACCGGGACCCCGGCCTTCTTCCTCCACCCGGCCGAGGGGATGCACGGGGACATCGGAATGGTCCGGAAGGGGGACGCGATCATCGCCCTGTCCAACTCCGGGGAAACGGAGGAGATCGCCCGGATCCTGCCGATCTTCAAGCGGCTGGGGCTTCCGCTGATCGCACTGACGGGGAGACCGGGCTCCACCCTCGCCCGGCTGGCGGACGTGACCCTCGACGTCGGGGTCAAGGAGGAGGCCTGCCCCCTGGGGCTCGCCCCGACCTCCTCCACGACGGCCAGCCTGGCGATGGGAGACGCGCTGGCGGTCGTCCTGTTCGAGGAGAAGGGGCTCTCCCTGGAGGATTTCGCGCAGCTCCACCCAGGGGGAGCGCTCGGGCACCGGCTCCAGTCGGTGGCGGATGTCATGCACCGGGGAGAGGAGATTCCGCTGGTCTCCGGGGACACCCCGCTCAAGGACGCCCTCTTCACGATCAGCTCGAAGCGGCTCGGCGTGACGGGAGTGTCCGACGGGAGGGGGGCCCTGGCGGGGGTGATCACGGACGGGGACGTCCGGAGAGCGATGGAGCGGGGGACCGATCTGTTCGGGACGAAGGCCCGGGAGGTCATGACGCCGAACCCCAAGAGGATCCTCTCCAGCGAGCTCGCCGCGTCGGCCCTCCGGAAGATGGAGGAGTTCCGGATCACCAGCCTCTTCGTCTTCGACGAGAAGGGGGAGGACCGCCCGGTAGGGATCGTCCACATTCACGACCTGCTCAAGGCGGGGATCGGATGA